The proteins below come from a single Acidobacteriota bacterium genomic window:
- a CDS encoding RidA family protein, which translates to MKKEIVSTDRAPAALGPYSQAIRAGGFLFCSGQIALNPATGQVEGADVAAQTRRVLENLRAVLEAGGSSLGGVVKTTVYLKRMEDFAAMNAMYAEFFAEGAPARATVEVARLPKDVLVEIEAVAAVA; encoded by the coding sequence ATGAAGAAGGAAATCGTCTCCACGGACCGTGCCCCCGCCGCCCTGGGCCCGTACTCCCAGGCGATCCGTGCCGGTGGGTTTCTCTTCTGCTCGGGACAGATCGCCCTGAACCCCGCCACGGGACAGGTGGAGGGGGCGGACGTCGCGGCCCAGACGCGTCGGGTCCTCGAAAACCTCCGGGCCGTTCTCGAGGCGGGCGGGTCCTCCCTGGGCGGAGTCGTGAAGACCACGGTGTACCTGAAGCGGATGGAGGACTTCGCCGCCATGAACGCCATGTATGCGGAGTTCTTCGCCGAAGGCGCCCCGGCCCGGGCCACCGTGGAGGTGGCGCGGCTGCCCAAGGACG
- a CDS encoding PFL family protein, with the protein MTYTKREILETLRMTELEHFDVRTVTLGISLLDCAHPDPSEAARRVYEKLRRIASPLPAAVNATADDLGIRVANRRLSISPVSLISTRCEPSAYLEIARAIDRAASEMGFDFVGGYSALVHAGFTDADRALLASIPEALSSTSRLCSSVNAGSSRTGLNVDAVRIVARLLKETAYRTRESGSIGCAKFVVFANAVEDNPFMAGAFHGVGLPEIVVHTGVSGPGVVCEAIKRAGPCDLRTLEEVIKRAAFKITRVGELIGRQVAGRLGVPFGIVDLSLAPTPELGDSVGEVLEAMGLERVGACGTTAALALLTDAVKKGGAMATSAVGGLSGAFIPVSEDATMISAAREGHLSLEKLEAMTSVCSVGLDMVAVPGDVEEDVLAGFIADELAIGIVNHKTTAVRVIPAHGKRVGETVSFGGLLGDAPIQEIRTLSCSGFVGRGGVIPAPITSLRN; encoded by the coding sequence ATGACCTACACGAAGCGCGAGATCCTCGAGACTCTCCGGATGACCGAGCTGGAGCACTTCGATGTCCGGACCGTTACGCTTGGAATCAGCCTGCTGGACTGCGCCCATCCCGATCCGAGCGAGGCCGCCCGGCGGGTGTACGAAAAGCTGAGGCGGATCGCCTCCCCCCTTCCCGCCGCGGTCAACGCCACGGCTGACGACCTGGGGATCCGGGTAGCGAACCGGCGGTTGTCCATCTCGCCCGTGTCCCTGATCAGCACCCGGTGCGAGCCGTCGGCCTACCTGGAAATCGCCCGGGCCATCGACCGGGCCGCCTCGGAGATGGGGTTCGACTTCGTGGGCGGGTACTCGGCTCTCGTCCATGCGGGTTTCACGGACGCCGACCGGGCCCTCCTGGCCTCGATCCCCGAGGCCCTCTCCTCCACTTCGCGACTGTGCTCCTCCGTCAACGCCGGTTCCAGCCGGACGGGGCTCAACGTGGACGCCGTTCGGATCGTGGCCCGGCTCCTCAAGGAAACGGCCTACCGGACGAGGGAGTCGGGGAGTATCGGCTGCGCCAAGTTCGTCGTCTTCGCCAACGCCGTGGAGGACAACCCCTTCATGGCGGGGGCCTTCCACGGGGTGGGGCTTCCGGAGATCGTTGTCCACACGGGCGTGAGCGGCCCGGGGGTCGTGTGCGAGGCCATCAAGCGGGCGGGCCCCTGCGACTTGCGGACCCTCGAGGAGGTCATCAAGCGCGCGGCCTTCAAGATCACCCGCGTGGGCGAACTGATCGGCCGCCAGGTGGCGGGCCGCCTGGGCGTCCCCTTCGGGATCGTGGACCTCTCCCTGGCCCCGACGCCCGAACTCGGCGACTCGGTGGGCGAGGTCCTGGAGGCCATGGGCCTGGAGCGCGTGGGGGCGTGCGGGACGACGGCGGCGCTGGCGCTTCTCACGGACGCGGTGAAGAAGGGCGGGGCCATGGCCACATCCGCCGTGGGCGGGCTTTCGGGGGCCTTCATCCCCGTCAGCGAGGATGCCACCATGATCTCCGCGGCCCGCGAGGGGCACCTCTCCCTGGAGAAGCTCGAGGCCATGACGAGCGTGTGCTCCGTGGGCCTCGACATGGTGGCCGTGCCGGGGGACGTGGAGGAAGACGTCCTGGCCGGATTCATCGCCGACGAACTCGCCATCGGAATCGTCAACCACAAGACGACGGCCGTCCGCGTCATTCCCGCCCACGGGAAGCGGGTGGGGGAGACGGTCTCCTTCGGAGGCCTCCTCGGCGACGCCCCCATCCAGGAGATCCGAACGCTCTCCTGCTCCGGATTCGTGGGCCGGGGCGGCGTGATCCCGGCACCCATCACGTCCCTGAGGAACTGA
- a CDS encoding ACT domain-containing protein, producing the protein MDREALAVAVSEIVLRHLPREAPRGALEGVVADLVRLLESQPLQEREGPGTRHVVFTALGRNRTGIVHAFSEVLAELSVDIVDINQTLVHGNFAMMMILDPSGASVSFEELRASLKRRGEEVGVLVFVQYEDMMRAVNRV; encoded by the coding sequence GCGAAGCCCTGGCCGTGGCCGTATCGGAAATCGTCCTCAGGCACCTCCCCCGGGAAGCACCCCGGGGAGCCCTGGAAGGGGTCGTCGCGGACCTGGTCCGCCTTCTCGAATCCCAGCCCCTTCAGGAACGAGAGGGTCCGGGCACCCGCCACGTGGTCTTTACGGCCCTCGGGCGGAACCGCACGGGCATCGTCCACGCGTTCTCGGAGGTCCTGGCGGAGCTTTCGGTGGACATCGTGGACATCAACCAGACCTTGGTCCACGGGAACTTCGCCATGATGATGATCCTGGATCCCTCGGGCGCCTCGGTCTCCTTTGAAGAGTTGAGGGCCTCCCTGAAGCGGCGAGGGGAAGAGGTGGGCGTCCTGGTCTTCGTGCAATACGAGGACATGATGCGCGCCGTGAACCGGGTGTGA